A region of Methanobacterium spitsbergense DNA encodes the following proteins:
- a CDS encoding ABC transporter permease, with amino-acid sequence MNWNGCKDEGEDKISELRGINALWRRELKRFIRDRSRLISSVITPVLWLVIFGGGLGTTLSTAGFNYTQFLLPGIIAQTLLFTSIFLGISVIWDRQFGFMKEILVAPIGRISIFAGKMFGVATAAIIQGIIVIVLGTIIGVPLTFIAVGLAIPLMIIITIGLTCIGLIIASLMNSLESFGTIVTFVNLPMFFLSGALFPLTNLPTWIKWAFYINPLTYGVDALRTVMISGWHSFIPLYYDILIICIFDVAVVIIGTYLFSKRQ; translated from the coding sequence ATTAACTGGAATGGCTGCAAGGATGAGGGGGAGGATAAAATAAGTGAGTTAAGAGGTATCAATGCATTATGGCGCCGTGAACTCAAACGTTTTATCCGTGACAGGTCACGTTTAATTAGTTCTGTAATTACACCTGTGCTATGGCTTGTAATTTTTGGGGGAGGATTAGGAACTACACTTTCAACTGCAGGTTTTAATTACACTCAATTCTTGTTACCCGGTATAATTGCACAGACACTTCTTTTTACTTCAATATTTCTGGGTATATCTGTGATATGGGATAGGCAATTCGGGTTTATGAAGGAAATTCTAGTTGCCCCCATTGGAAGGATTTCAATCTTTGCAGGGAAGATGTTTGGAGTAGCAACAGCAGCTATTATCCAGGGAATTATAGTGATAGTGCTTGGAACAATTATTGGAGTACCCTTAACATTCATTGCAGTAGGACTAGCAATACCATTAATGATAATAATCACAATTGGTTTAACATGCATTGGTCTGATCATTGCAAGTCTTATGAACAGTTTGGAAAGCTTTGGTACTATAGTAACATTTGTTAACCTACCAATGTTCTTTTTAAGTGGTGCACTATTTCCATTAACAAATCTGCCAACATGGATAAAATGGGCATTCTATATAAATCCACTCACCTATGGTGTAGATGCATTGCGAACAGTAATGATAAGTGGATGGCACAGTTTCATACCATTGTACTACGATATATTAATTATTTGTATTTTTGATGTAGCTGTTGTTATTATTGGAACATATCTCTTCAGTAAACGTCAATGA
- a CDS encoding ATP-binding cassette domain-containing protein, whose protein sequence is MLAIETNGLTKKFGKLTAVDNVNLKVDQGEIFGLLGPNGAGKSTFISMLCTILNPTSGTARVEGYDIVKRASDVRRSIGIVFQDPSIDDKLTGMENMELHADLYNVPKDVMHSRIDEVLQLVELEDRASNLVNTYSGGMRRRLEIARSLIHYPKVLFLDEPTVGLDPQSRDHIWNYIRDLKKQENITIILTTHYMEEADKLCDRIAIIDRSKIVALDTPQKLKSKIEGETIIIESSDNKLLSENVSESKLATNIMETEKELILTVENSHTALARIVELAVSVGIYIYNISIKEPDLDAAFMFFTGKEIREGGGGKELTGMAARMRGRIK, encoded by the coding sequence ATGTTAGCAATAGAGACTAATGGTTTAACAAAAAAATTTGGTAAATTAACCGCTGTGGATAATGTGAACCTAAAGGTGGATCAAGGGGAAATATTTGGACTATTAGGTCCTAATGGTGCTGGGAAAAGCACATTCATCTCTATGCTCTGTACTATTTTAAATCCAACATCTGGTACTGCCAGAGTAGAAGGATACGATATTGTGAAACGGGCTTCTGATGTTAGACGTTCTATTGGAATTGTTTTCCAGGATCCAAGTATAGATGATAAATTAACAGGTATGGAAAATATGGAATTGCATGCTGATCTATACAATGTGCCCAAGGATGTTATGCACTCGCGAATAGATGAAGTTTTGCAGTTAGTTGAACTGGAGGATCGTGCATCAAATCTGGTTAATACTTATTCTGGCGGTATGAGGCGACGATTGGAAATAGCAAGAAGCCTAATACATTATCCAAAAGTACTTTTTTTGGATGAACCAACAGTGGGCCTGGATCCACAAAGTAGAGATCATATCTGGAATTATATAAGGGATCTTAAAAAGCAGGAAAACATCACCATCATATTAACAACCCATTATATGGAAGAAGCAGATAAACTCTGTGATAGGATAGCAATTATTGACAGGAGCAAAATTGTAGCCCTAGATACACCCCAAAAACTTAAAAGTAAAATTGAAGGTGAAACAATAATCATCGAGTCCAGTGATAACAAACTGTTATCTGAAAATGTTTCAGAAAGCAAACTCGCTACAAATATAATGGAAACTGAAAAAGAACTTATTTTAACTGTTGAAAATTCTCATACGGCCTTGGCGCGTATAGTTGAATTGGCTGTTTCTGTTGGAATTTATATTTATAATATATCCATAAAAGAGCCTGATCTGGATGCTGCATTCATGTTCTTCACGGGTAAGGAAATTCGTGAGGGTGGAGGGGGCAAAGAATTAACTGGAATGGCTGCAAGGATGAGGGGGAGGATAAAATAA
- a CDS encoding class I SAM-dependent methyltransferase, which produces MFKWDAEEYQKSSSAQQKWARELITKMDLQGSEVVLDIGCGDGKVTSEIATHLKDGCIMGIDSSIDMIELATRTFPLKKHPNLHFKLKDFQEIDYNSKFDIIFSNAALHWIKGHEDILKRIQKSLKPDGRILIQMGGKGNAQKILDLADEIITKEKWNNYFQGFTFPYGFYGPKKYIKWLNEANLKPVRVELISKVMVQKGFKGLKSWIRTVWLPYTQRIPEDLREDFINELATRYIEQYPLDNEGMVHVNMVRLEVEAFKG; this is translated from the coding sequence ATGTTTAAATGGGATGCAGAGGAATATCAAAAAAGTTCGAGTGCACAACAGAAATGGGCTAGAGAACTTATAACTAAAATGGATCTTCAAGGATCTGAAGTAGTCCTTGATATAGGATGTGGAGATGGTAAAGTAACATCGGAAATAGCCACACATCTTAAAGACGGATGTATAATGGGAATTGACAGTTCAATTGATATGATTGAATTGGCAACAAGGACCTTTCCTTTAAAGAAACATCCAAATTTACACTTCAAACTGAAAGATTTTCAGGAAATAGATTACAACTCTAAATTTGATATTATCTTTAGTAATGCAGCTCTTCACTGGATCAAAGGCCATGAAGATATTTTAAAACGAATACAAAAGAGTCTTAAGCCTGATGGTAGGATATTAATCCAAATGGGAGGTAAGGGCAATGCACAAAAAATTTTAGACCTTGCAGATGAAATAATTACGAAAGAGAAATGGAACAACTACTTCCAAGGGTTCACTTTTCCATATGGATTTTACGGACCAAAAAAATATATTAAATGGCTTAATGAAGCAAATCTTAAACCTGTGAGGGTCGAACTAATTTCCAAGGTTATGGTTCAGAAGGGTTTTAAAGGATTAAAATCATGGATACGAACAGTATGGCTTCCTTATACACAAAGAATCCCTGAAGATCTTCGAGAAGATTTTATAAATGAATTAGCAACCAGATACATTGAACAATATCCATTAGATAATGAAGGAATGGTACATGTGAATATGGTGAGGTTGGAAGTAGAAGCATTCAAAGGTTAA
- a CDS encoding NifB/NifX family molybdenum-iron cluster-binding protein, whose product MLFRVAIASNDGKIINQHFGHAKQFLIFDIDDNGDYEYIELRENIPTCSGGNHTAASMESTLKLIKDVDIVLVSQIGPGASQSLISIGIQPYIMPMFIDEALEKLVSKFMVKKRQLKRENLNNIK is encoded by the coding sequence ATGTTGTTTAGAGTTGCAATTGCAAGTAACGATGGAAAAATTATTAATCAACATTTTGGACACGCAAAACAATTTCTTATATTTGATATAGATGATAATGGAGATTATGAATACATTGAACTCAGGGAAAATATTCCAACATGCAGTGGTGGAAATCATACAGCCGCATCAATGGAGTCAACACTCAAACTAATAAAAGATGTTGATATTGTGCTTGTAAGTCAAATCGGCCCTGGTGCATCACAATCCTTGATATCAATTGGTATACAACCATACATAATGCCAATGTTTATTGATGAGGCATTGGAAAAATTAGTTTCCAAATTTATGGTGAAAAAAAGGCAGTTAAAAAGGGAAAATCTTAATAATATCAAATAA
- the cysK gene encoding cysteine synthase A, giving the protein MVKIPELTRGIANNVTETIGNTPIVRLNKLTEGLNADVVVKLESFNPLSSVKDRIGVALIEAGEETGVINKDSILIEPTSGNTGIALAFVAAQRGYKLILTMPDTMSIERRKLLTLLGAEIVLTPGANGMGGAVAKAEELAKEISGAVLPQQFKNLANPKIHRETTAPEIWRDTDGKIDILVSGTGTGGTITGVGQALKELKPEVKLVAVEPVTSPVLSQGISGPHRIQGIGPGFVPDVLQRELIDEIITVSDEDSAKTLLALAREEGILAGISSGASTYAALQLAKKEENRGKLIVVVLPDTGERYLSMDWVFEDIFKTSETSDFTD; this is encoded by the coding sequence ATGGTAAAAATACCGGAATTAACAAGGGGAATAGCAAATAATGTGACTGAAACTATAGGAAATACTCCCATAGTAAGGTTAAACAAATTAACAGAAGGATTAAACGCAGATGTTGTGGTTAAACTGGAATCTTTCAATCCTTTATCAAGCGTTAAAGATAGAATTGGTGTTGCTTTGATAGAAGCAGGTGAAGAAACAGGTGTAATTAACAAGGACAGCATCCTTATCGAACCAACCAGTGGAAATACAGGTATAGCCCTCGCATTTGTAGCAGCACAAAGAGGATATAAACTCATTCTAACCATGCCTGACACCATGTCAATTGAGAGAAGGAAACTTCTAACTTTACTTGGAGCAGAAATTGTTTTAACTCCTGGAGCAAATGGAATGGGAGGAGCTGTTGCCAAAGCTGAAGAATTAGCTAAAGAAATATCCGGTGCTGTTTTGCCACAGCAGTTTAAAAATTTAGCCAATCCTAAGATTCATAGAGAAACTACAGCTCCCGAAATCTGGAGAGACACGGATGGAAAAATAGACATATTAGTATCGGGAACAGGAACAGGTGGAACAATAACAGGCGTTGGCCAGGCACTTAAAGAACTCAAACCCGAAGTTAAATTAGTTGCAGTTGAACCTGTAACCTCACCTGTACTTTCACAAGGTATATCTGGACCCCACAGAATACAGGGTATTGGACCTGGTTTTGTTCCAGATGTACTTCAAAGAGAACTTATAGATGAAATTATAACAGTTTCTGATGAAGATTCTGCAAAAACACTTCTAGCACTTGCAAGGGAAGAAGGTATACTAGCAGGTATATCCTCTGGAGCATCAACATATGCTGCATTACAATTAGCTAAAAAAGAAGAAAATAGAGGCAAACTCATAGTTGTTGTTTTACCAGACACAGGAGAAAGATACCTGAGTATGGATTGGGTGTTTGAAGACATATTCAAAACATCAGAAACATCAGATTTCACAGATTAA